The following are from one region of the Bactrocera oleae isolate idBacOlea1 chromosome 6, idBacOlea1, whole genome shotgun sequence genome:
- the mub gene encoding poly(rC)-binding protein 3 isoform X10 — protein MEDNNTSTPMKTDESVTLTIRLIMQGKEVGSIIGKKGEIVNRFREESGAKINISDGSCPERIVTVSGTTSAIFSAFTLITKKFEEFSDVGKVGKTQIPIRLIVPASQCGSLIGKSGSKIKEIRQSTGCSIQVASEMLPNSTERAVTLSGTAEQITQCIYQICLVMLESPPRGATIPYRPKPQVSGPVILANGQAYTIQGNYAVPAQEVAKNPLASLAALGLAGITPTNTGGLNPTAALAALAGSQLRTANTSRTQQQQHEMTVSNDLIGCIIGKGGTKIAEIRQISGAMIRISNCEEREGGNTDRTITISGNPDSVALAQYLINMSVELQKANLQEANNGGANGQANNASNSNNNNANVTNGASNGNANTNSSNNSNSGGNHISGATTLGGNNNSAGSGGGGGSNGSLNQTGGSNHSSNNSLNNLNTNASNANNSNNNNNNTQHSTTAMTMTNNSSNSNSNNTSGGNNLTLSTTSNNPTNPFSTSLPFSNTPNPFANSTTVSSLATAIPLAQLLAKPGALNALSSLTALGGLTDLLGGLATLNGPPIQTTGVHRTKSFASTRFRSHNHADGGADSEKTRNKFNPY, from the exons GAGGTCGGCAGCATTATTGGCAAAAAGGGCGAGATTGTGAACAGATTTCGTGAGGAG TCTGGCGCAAAGATCAACATCTCGGATGGTTCATGCCCGGAGCGCATTGTCACTGTGTCGGGCACGACCAGCGCGATCTTCTCGGCGTTCACGCTCATCACAAAGAAGTTTGAAGAG TTCAGTGATGTTGGCAAGGTTGGCAAAACTCAAATACCAATACGTTTAATTGTGCCCGCCAGTCAATGTGGATCGTTAATtg GCAAAAGTGGCTCAAAAATCAAGGAGATACGTCAATCCACTGGCTGTTCGATTCAGGTTGCCAGCGAAATGTTGCCAAATTCAACAGAGCGTGCCGTCACTTTGAGCGGCACTGCCGAGCAAATAACCCAATGCATCTATCAGATTTGTCTCGTTATGCTGGAG TCACCACCAAGGGGCGCCACCATACCGTATCGGCCAAAACCGCAAGTATCTGGACCAGTCATTTTGGCAAACGGACAAGCCTATACCATACAAGGCAACTATGCTGTACCCGCACAAGAG GTGGCAAAGAATCCATTGGCTAGCTTGGCAGCGTTGGGTTTGGCTGGCATAACACCCACCAATACCGGTGGACTGAATCCCACAG caGCTTTGGCCGCCTTAGCTGGCTCACAGCTACGTACAGCCAATACAAGTCgtacacaacaacagcagcatgaGATGACCGTATCTAATGACTTGATCGGCTGCATTATCGGCAAGGGTGGCACGAAAATTGCCGAAATACGCCAAATTTCCGGTGCAATGATACGCATTTCGAATTGTGAGGAACGCGAGGGTGGCAATACCGATCGTACAATCACGATTAGCGGCAATCCAGATTCGGTGGCATTGGCTCAATACTTAATCAACATGAG CGTTGAACTGCAGAAGGCCAATCTACAGGAGGCGAACAATGGCGGCGCCAATGGTCAAGCTAACAATgctagcaacagcaacaacaacaacgccaatgTCACTAATGGCGCCAGCAATGGCAATGCCAATacgaacagcagcaacaacagcaacagcggtGGTAATCACATAAGCGGCGCAACCACCTTaggtggcaacaacaacagtgctgGCAGTGGCGGCGGTGGCGGCAGCAATGGCAGCTTGAATCAGACCGGCGGCAGCAATCACAGCAGCAATAAtagtttaaacaatttaaatacgAATGCGAGCAATGCgaataacagcaataataacaacaacaatacacaaCACTCAACCACAGCCATGACAATGacaaacaacagcagcaatagcaacagcaacaatacaaGCGGCGGCAACAATTTAACCTTAAGCACAACTTCCAACAATCCAACCAATCCATTTTCCACTTCATTGCCATTTTCGAATACACCAAATCCATTTGCCAACTCCACCACAGTCAGTTCGCTAGCAACAGCTATACCGTTAGCACAATTGCTGGCCAAACCGGGCGCTTTGAATGCGCTCTCCAGCCTAACGGCGCTCGGCGGCCTCACCGATCTGTTGGGCGGCTTGGCCACGCTCAATGGTCCACCCATACAGACGACCGGTGTACATCGCACCAAAAGTTTCGCATCGACACGTTTTCGCAGTCATAATCATGCCGATGGCGGTGCTGATAGCGAAAAGACGCGCAATAAATTCAATCCATATTAG
- the mub gene encoding poly(rC)-binding protein 2 isoform X4, protein MEDNNTSTPMKTDESVTLTIRLIMQGKEVGSIIGKKGEIVNRFREESGAKINISDGSCPERIVTVSGTTSAIFSAFTLITKKFEEWCSQFSDVGKVGKTQIPIRLIVPASQCGSLIGKSGSKIKEIRQSTGCSIQVASEMLPNSTERAVTLSGTAEQITQCIYQICLVMLESPPRGATIPYRPKPQVSGPVILANGQAYTIQGNYAVPAQETCPVFPLALAAGGLHAGISGLTDPLLKGAHLQGAVPAHHHLQHIPDNPLASLAALGLAGITPTNTGGLNPTALAALAGSQLRTANTSRTQQQQHEMTVSNDLIGCIIGKGGTKIAEIRQISGAMIRISNCEEREGGNTDRTITISGNPDSVALAQYLINMSVELQKANLQEANNGGANGQANNASNSNNNNANVTNGASNGNANTNSSNNSNSGGNHISGATTLGGNNNSAGSGGGGGSNGSLNQTGGSNHSSNNSLNNLNTNASNANNSNNNNNNTQHSTTAMTMTNNSSNSNSNNTSGGNNLTLSTTSNNPTNPFSTSLPFSNTPNPFANSTTVSSLATAIPLAQLLAKPGALNALSSLTALGGLTDLLGGLATLNGPPIQTTGVHRTKSFASTRFRSHNHADGGADSEKTRNKFNPY, encoded by the exons GAGGTCGGCAGCATTATTGGCAAAAAGGGCGAGATTGTGAACAGATTTCGTGAGGAG TCTGGCGCAAAGATCAACATCTCGGATGGTTCATGCCCGGAGCGCATTGTCACTGTGTCGGGCACGACCAGCGCGATCTTCTCGGCGTTCACGCTCATCACAAAGAAGTTTGAAGAG TGGTGCTCACAGTTCAGTGATGTTGGCAAGGTTGGCAAAACTCAAATACCAATACGTTTAATTGTGCCCGCCAGTCAATGTGGATCGTTAATtg GCAAAAGTGGCTCAAAAATCAAGGAGATACGTCAATCCACTGGCTGTTCGATTCAGGTTGCCAGCGAAATGTTGCCAAATTCAACAGAGCGTGCCGTCACTTTGAGCGGCACTGCCGAGCAAATAACCCAATGCATCTATCAGATTTGTCTCGTTATGCTGGAG TCACCACCAAGGGGCGCCACCATACCGTATCGGCCAAAACCGCAAGTATCTGGACCAGTCATTTTGGCAAACGGACAAGCCTATACCATACAAGGCAACTATGCTGTACCCGCACAAGAG ACATGTCCCGTATTTCCGCTGGCCTTGGCCGCCGGTGGCCTACACGCTGGTATCTCAGGTTTGACGGATCCTCTCTTGAAAGGGGCACATTTGCAAGGAGCGGTGCCGGCCCACCATCATCTACAGCATATACCCGAT AATCCATTGGCTAGCTTGGCAGCGTTGGGTTTGGCTGGCATAACACCCACCAATACCGGTGGACTGAATCCCACAG CTTTGGCCGCCTTAGCTGGCTCACAGCTACGTACAGCCAATACAAGTCgtacacaacaacagcagcatgaGATGACCGTATCTAATGACTTGATCGGCTGCATTATCGGCAAGGGTGGCACGAAAATTGCCGAAATACGCCAAATTTCCGGTGCAATGATACGCATTTCGAATTGTGAGGAACGCGAGGGTGGCAATACCGATCGTACAATCACGATTAGCGGCAATCCAGATTCGGTGGCATTGGCTCAATACTTAATCAACATGAG CGTTGAACTGCAGAAGGCCAATCTACAGGAGGCGAACAATGGCGGCGCCAATGGTCAAGCTAACAATgctagcaacagcaacaacaacaacgccaatgTCACTAATGGCGCCAGCAATGGCAATGCCAATacgaacagcagcaacaacagcaacagcggtGGTAATCACATAAGCGGCGCAACCACCTTaggtggcaacaacaacagtgctgGCAGTGGCGGCGGTGGCGGCAGCAATGGCAGCTTGAATCAGACCGGCGGCAGCAATCACAGCAGCAATAAtagtttaaacaatttaaatacgAATGCGAGCAATGCgaataacagcaataataacaacaacaatacacaaCACTCAACCACAGCCATGACAATGacaaacaacagcagcaatagcaacagcaacaatacaaGCGGCGGCAACAATTTAACCTTAAGCACAACTTCCAACAATCCAACCAATCCATTTTCCACTTCATTGCCATTTTCGAATACACCAAATCCATTTGCCAACTCCACCACAGTCAGTTCGCTAGCAACAGCTATACCGTTAGCACAATTGCTGGCCAAACCGGGCGCTTTGAATGCGCTCTCCAGCCTAACGGCGCTCGGCGGCCTCACCGATCTGTTGGGCGGCTTGGCCACGCTCAATGGTCCACCCATACAGACGACCGGTGTACATCGCACCAAAAGTTTCGCATCGACACGTTTTCGCAGTCATAATCATGCCGATGGCGGTGCTGATAGCGAAAAGACGCGCAATAAATTCAATCCATATTAG
- the mub gene encoding poly(rC)-binding protein 3 isoform X9, with translation MEDNNTSTPMKTDESVTLTIRLIMQGKEVGSIIGKKGEIVNRFREESGAKINISDGSCPERIVTVSGTTSAIFSAFTLITKKFEEWCSQFSDVGKVGKTQIPIRLIVPASQCGSLIGKSGSKIKEIRQSTGCSIQVASEMLPNSTERAVTLSGTAEQITQCIYQICLVMLESPPRGATIPYRPKPQVSGPVILANGQAYTIQGNYAVPAQENPLASLAALGLAGITPTNTGGLNPTALAALAGSQLRTANTSRTQQQQHEMTVSNDLIGCIIGKGGTKIAEIRQISGAMIRISNCEEREGGNTDRTITISGNPDSVALAQYLINMSVELQKANLQEANNGGANGQANNASNSNNNNANVTNGASNGNANTNSSNNSNSGGNHISGATTLGGNNNSAGSGGGGGSNGSLNQTGGSNHSSNNSLNNLNTNASNANNSNNNNNNTQHSTTAMTMTNNSSNSNSNNTSGGNNLTLSTTSNNPTNPFSTSLPFSNTPNPFANSTTVSSLATAIPLAQLLAKPGALNALSSLTALGGLTDLLGGLATLNGPPIQTTGVHRTKSFASTRFRSHNHADGGADSEKTRNKFNPY, from the exons GAGGTCGGCAGCATTATTGGCAAAAAGGGCGAGATTGTGAACAGATTTCGTGAGGAG TCTGGCGCAAAGATCAACATCTCGGATGGTTCATGCCCGGAGCGCATTGTCACTGTGTCGGGCACGACCAGCGCGATCTTCTCGGCGTTCACGCTCATCACAAAGAAGTTTGAAGAG TGGTGCTCACAGTTCAGTGATGTTGGCAAGGTTGGCAAAACTCAAATACCAATACGTTTAATTGTGCCCGCCAGTCAATGTGGATCGTTAATtg GCAAAAGTGGCTCAAAAATCAAGGAGATACGTCAATCCACTGGCTGTTCGATTCAGGTTGCCAGCGAAATGTTGCCAAATTCAACAGAGCGTGCCGTCACTTTGAGCGGCACTGCCGAGCAAATAACCCAATGCATCTATCAGATTTGTCTCGTTATGCTGGAG TCACCACCAAGGGGCGCCACCATACCGTATCGGCCAAAACCGCAAGTATCTGGACCAGTCATTTTGGCAAACGGACAAGCCTATACCATACAAGGCAACTATGCTGTACCCGCACAAGAG AATCCATTGGCTAGCTTGGCAGCGTTGGGTTTGGCTGGCATAACACCCACCAATACCGGTGGACTGAATCCCACAG CTTTGGCCGCCTTAGCTGGCTCACAGCTACGTACAGCCAATACAAGTCgtacacaacaacagcagcatgaGATGACCGTATCTAATGACTTGATCGGCTGCATTATCGGCAAGGGTGGCACGAAAATTGCCGAAATACGCCAAATTTCCGGTGCAATGATACGCATTTCGAATTGTGAGGAACGCGAGGGTGGCAATACCGATCGTACAATCACGATTAGCGGCAATCCAGATTCGGTGGCATTGGCTCAATACTTAATCAACATGAG CGTTGAACTGCAGAAGGCCAATCTACAGGAGGCGAACAATGGCGGCGCCAATGGTCAAGCTAACAATgctagcaacagcaacaacaacaacgccaatgTCACTAATGGCGCCAGCAATGGCAATGCCAATacgaacagcagcaacaacagcaacagcggtGGTAATCACATAAGCGGCGCAACCACCTTaggtggcaacaacaacagtgctgGCAGTGGCGGCGGTGGCGGCAGCAATGGCAGCTTGAATCAGACCGGCGGCAGCAATCACAGCAGCAATAAtagtttaaacaatttaaatacgAATGCGAGCAATGCgaataacagcaataataacaacaacaatacacaaCACTCAACCACAGCCATGACAATGacaaacaacagcagcaatagcaacagcaacaatacaaGCGGCGGCAACAATTTAACCTTAAGCACAACTTCCAACAATCCAACCAATCCATTTTCCACTTCATTGCCATTTTCGAATACACCAAATCCATTTGCCAACTCCACCACAGTCAGTTCGCTAGCAACAGCTATACCGTTAGCACAATTGCTGGCCAAACCGGGCGCTTTGAATGCGCTCTCCAGCCTAACGGCGCTCGGCGGCCTCACCGATCTGTTGGGCGGCTTGGCCACGCTCAATGGTCCACCCATACAGACGACCGGTGTACATCGCACCAAAAGTTTCGCATCGACACGTTTTCGCAGTCATAATCATGCCGATGGCGGTGCTGATAGCGAAAAGACGCGCAATAAATTCAATCCATATTAG
- the mub gene encoding poly(rC)-binding protein 2 isoform X1, whose amino-acid sequence MEDNNTSTPMKTDESVTLTIRLIMQGKEVGSIIGKKGEIVNRFREESGAKINISDGSCPERIVTVSGTTSAIFSAFTLITKKFEEWCSQFSDVGKVGKTQIPIRLIVPASQCGSLIGKSGSKIKEIRQSTGCSIQVASEMLPNSTERAVTLSGTAEQITQCIYQICLVMLESPPRGATIPYRPKPQVSGPVILANGQAYTIQGNYAVPAQETCPVFPLALAAGGLHAGISGLTDPLLKGAHLQGAVPAHHHLQHIPDVAKNPLASLAALGLAGITPTNTGGLNPTAALAALAGSQLRTANTSRTQQQQHEMTVSNDLIGCIIGKGGTKIAEIRQISGAMIRISNCEEREGGNTDRTITISGNPDSVALAQYLINMSVELQKANLQEANNGGANGQANNASNSNNNNANVTNGASNGNANTNSSNNSNSGGNHISGATTLGGNNNSAGSGGGGGSNGSLNQTGGSNHSSNNSLNNLNTNASNANNSNNNNNNTQHSTTAMTMTNNSSNSNSNNTSGGNNLTLSTTSNNPTNPFSTSLPFSNTPNPFANSTTVSSLATAIPLAQLLAKPGALNALSSLTALGGLTDLLGGLATLNGPPIQTTGVHRTKSFASTRFRSHNHADGGADSEKTRNKFNPY is encoded by the exons GAGGTCGGCAGCATTATTGGCAAAAAGGGCGAGATTGTGAACAGATTTCGTGAGGAG TCTGGCGCAAAGATCAACATCTCGGATGGTTCATGCCCGGAGCGCATTGTCACTGTGTCGGGCACGACCAGCGCGATCTTCTCGGCGTTCACGCTCATCACAAAGAAGTTTGAAGAG TGGTGCTCACAGTTCAGTGATGTTGGCAAGGTTGGCAAAACTCAAATACCAATACGTTTAATTGTGCCCGCCAGTCAATGTGGATCGTTAATtg GCAAAAGTGGCTCAAAAATCAAGGAGATACGTCAATCCACTGGCTGTTCGATTCAGGTTGCCAGCGAAATGTTGCCAAATTCAACAGAGCGTGCCGTCACTTTGAGCGGCACTGCCGAGCAAATAACCCAATGCATCTATCAGATTTGTCTCGTTATGCTGGAG TCACCACCAAGGGGCGCCACCATACCGTATCGGCCAAAACCGCAAGTATCTGGACCAGTCATTTTGGCAAACGGACAAGCCTATACCATACAAGGCAACTATGCTGTACCCGCACAAGAG ACATGTCCCGTATTTCCGCTGGCCTTGGCCGCCGGTGGCCTACACGCTGGTATCTCAGGTTTGACGGATCCTCTCTTGAAAGGGGCACATTTGCAAGGAGCGGTGCCGGCCCACCATCATCTACAGCATATACCCGAT GTGGCAAAGAATCCATTGGCTAGCTTGGCAGCGTTGGGTTTGGCTGGCATAACACCCACCAATACCGGTGGACTGAATCCCACAG caGCTTTGGCCGCCTTAGCTGGCTCACAGCTACGTACAGCCAATACAAGTCgtacacaacaacagcagcatgaGATGACCGTATCTAATGACTTGATCGGCTGCATTATCGGCAAGGGTGGCACGAAAATTGCCGAAATACGCCAAATTTCCGGTGCAATGATACGCATTTCGAATTGTGAGGAACGCGAGGGTGGCAATACCGATCGTACAATCACGATTAGCGGCAATCCAGATTCGGTGGCATTGGCTCAATACTTAATCAACATGAG CGTTGAACTGCAGAAGGCCAATCTACAGGAGGCGAACAATGGCGGCGCCAATGGTCAAGCTAACAATgctagcaacagcaacaacaacaacgccaatgTCACTAATGGCGCCAGCAATGGCAATGCCAATacgaacagcagcaacaacagcaacagcggtGGTAATCACATAAGCGGCGCAACCACCTTaggtggcaacaacaacagtgctgGCAGTGGCGGCGGTGGCGGCAGCAATGGCAGCTTGAATCAGACCGGCGGCAGCAATCACAGCAGCAATAAtagtttaaacaatttaaatacgAATGCGAGCAATGCgaataacagcaataataacaacaacaatacacaaCACTCAACCACAGCCATGACAATGacaaacaacagcagcaatagcaacagcaacaatacaaGCGGCGGCAACAATTTAACCTTAAGCACAACTTCCAACAATCCAACCAATCCATTTTCCACTTCATTGCCATTTTCGAATACACCAAATCCATTTGCCAACTCCACCACAGTCAGTTCGCTAGCAACAGCTATACCGTTAGCACAATTGCTGGCCAAACCGGGCGCTTTGAATGCGCTCTCCAGCCTAACGGCGCTCGGCGGCCTCACCGATCTGTTGGGCGGCTTGGCCACGCTCAATGGTCCACCCATACAGACGACCGGTGTACATCGCACCAAAAGTTTCGCATCGACACGTTTTCGCAGTCATAATCATGCCGATGGCGGTGCTGATAGCGAAAAGACGCGCAATAAATTCAATCCATATTAG
- the mub gene encoding poly(rC)-binding protein 3 isoform X12 translates to MEDNNTSTPMKTDESVTLTIRLIMQGKEVGSIIGKKGEIVNRFREESGAKINISDGSCPERIVTVSGTTSAIFSAFTLITKKFEEWCSQFSDVGKVGKTQIPIRLIVPASQCGSLIGKSGSKIKEIRQSTGCSIQVASEMLPNSTERAVTLSGTAEQITQCIYQICLVMLESPPRGATIPYRPKPQVSGPVILANGQAYTIQGNYAVPAQEVAKNPLASLAALGLAGITPTNTGGLNPTAALAALAGSQLRTANTSRTQQQQHEMTVSNDLIGCIIGKGGTKIAEIRQISGAMIRISNCEEREGGNTDRTITISGNPDSVALAQYLINMRISMETAGLPIPGYHYIAPNAIVKTPIH, encoded by the exons GAGGTCGGCAGCATTATTGGCAAAAAGGGCGAGATTGTGAACAGATTTCGTGAGGAG TCTGGCGCAAAGATCAACATCTCGGATGGTTCATGCCCGGAGCGCATTGTCACTGTGTCGGGCACGACCAGCGCGATCTTCTCGGCGTTCACGCTCATCACAAAGAAGTTTGAAGAG TGGTGCTCACAGTTCAGTGATGTTGGCAAGGTTGGCAAAACTCAAATACCAATACGTTTAATTGTGCCCGCCAGTCAATGTGGATCGTTAATtg GCAAAAGTGGCTCAAAAATCAAGGAGATACGTCAATCCACTGGCTGTTCGATTCAGGTTGCCAGCGAAATGTTGCCAAATTCAACAGAGCGTGCCGTCACTTTGAGCGGCACTGCCGAGCAAATAACCCAATGCATCTATCAGATTTGTCTCGTTATGCTGGAG TCACCACCAAGGGGCGCCACCATACCGTATCGGCCAAAACCGCAAGTATCTGGACCAGTCATTTTGGCAAACGGACAAGCCTATACCATACAAGGCAACTATGCTGTACCCGCACAAGAG GTGGCAAAGAATCCATTGGCTAGCTTGGCAGCGTTGGGTTTGGCTGGCATAACACCCACCAATACCGGTGGACTGAATCCCACAG caGCTTTGGCCGCCTTAGCTGGCTCACAGCTACGTACAGCCAATACAAGTCgtacacaacaacagcagcatgaGATGACCGTATCTAATGACTTGATCGGCTGCATTATCGGCAAGGGTGGCACGAAAATTGCCGAAATACGCCAAATTTCCGGTGCAATGATACGCATTTCGAATTGTGAGGAACGCGAGGGTGGCAATACCGATCGTACAATCACGATTAGCGGCAATCCAGATTCGGTGGCATTGGCTCAATACTTAATCAACATGAG AATATCAATGGAAACAGCTGGTCTGCCCATACCCGGTTATCATTATATTGCACCGAATGCAATTGTCAAAACGCCAATACATTAA
- the mub gene encoding poly(rC)-binding protein 3 isoform X13, producing the protein MEDNNTSTPMKTDESVTLTIRLIMQGKEVGSIIGKKGEIVNRFREESGAKINISDGSCPERIVTVSGTTSAIFSAFTLITKKFEEFSDVGKVGKTQIPIRLIVPASQCGSLIGKSGSKIKEIRQSTGCSIQVASEMLPNSTERAVTLSGTAEQITQCIYQICLVMLESPPRGATIPYRPKPQVSGPVILANGQAYTIQGNYAVPAQEVAKNPLASLAALGLAGITPTNTGGLNPTALAALAGSQLRTANTSRTQQQQHEMTVSNDLIGCIIGKGGTKIAEIRQISGAMIRISNCEEREGGNTDRTITISGNPDSVALAQYLINMRISMETAGLPIPGYHYIAPNAIVKTPIH; encoded by the exons GAGGTCGGCAGCATTATTGGCAAAAAGGGCGAGATTGTGAACAGATTTCGTGAGGAG TCTGGCGCAAAGATCAACATCTCGGATGGTTCATGCCCGGAGCGCATTGTCACTGTGTCGGGCACGACCAGCGCGATCTTCTCGGCGTTCACGCTCATCACAAAGAAGTTTGAAGAG TTCAGTGATGTTGGCAAGGTTGGCAAAACTCAAATACCAATACGTTTAATTGTGCCCGCCAGTCAATGTGGATCGTTAATtg GCAAAAGTGGCTCAAAAATCAAGGAGATACGTCAATCCACTGGCTGTTCGATTCAGGTTGCCAGCGAAATGTTGCCAAATTCAACAGAGCGTGCCGTCACTTTGAGCGGCACTGCCGAGCAAATAACCCAATGCATCTATCAGATTTGTCTCGTTATGCTGGAG TCACCACCAAGGGGCGCCACCATACCGTATCGGCCAAAACCGCAAGTATCTGGACCAGTCATTTTGGCAAACGGACAAGCCTATACCATACAAGGCAACTATGCTGTACCCGCACAAGAG GTGGCAAAGAATCCATTGGCTAGCTTGGCAGCGTTGGGTTTGGCTGGCATAACACCCACCAATACCGGTGGACTGAATCCCACAG CTTTGGCCGCCTTAGCTGGCTCACAGCTACGTACAGCCAATACAAGTCgtacacaacaacagcagcatgaGATGACCGTATCTAATGACTTGATCGGCTGCATTATCGGCAAGGGTGGCACGAAAATTGCCGAAATACGCCAAATTTCCGGTGCAATGATACGCATTTCGAATTGTGAGGAACGCGAGGGTGGCAATACCGATCGTACAATCACGATTAGCGGCAATCCAGATTCGGTGGCATTGGCTCAATACTTAATCAACATGAG AATATCAATGGAAACAGCTGGTCTGCCCATACCCGGTTATCATTATATTGCACCGAATGCAATTGTCAAAACGCCAATACATTAA
- the mub gene encoding poly(rC)-binding protein 3 isoform X11 encodes MEDNNTSTPMKTDESVTLTIRLIMQGKEVGSIIGKKGEIVNRFREESGAKINISDGSCPERIVTVSGTTSAIFSAFTLITKKFEEWCSQFSDVGKVGKTQIPIRLIVPASQCGSLIGKSGSKIKEIRQSTGCSIQVASEMLPNSTERAVTLSGTAEQITQCIYQICLVMLESPPRGATIPYRPKPQVSGPVILANGQAYTIQGNYAVPAQETCPVFPLALAAGGLHAGISGLTDPLLKGAHLQGAVPAHHHLQHIPDVAKNPLASLAALGLAGITPTNTGGLNPTAALAALAGSQLRTANTSRTQQQQHEMTVSNDLIGCIIGKGGTKIAEIRQISGAMIRISNCEEREGGNTDRTITISGNPDSVALAQYLINMRISMETAGLPIPGYHYIAPNAIVKTPIH; translated from the exons GAGGTCGGCAGCATTATTGGCAAAAAGGGCGAGATTGTGAACAGATTTCGTGAGGAG TCTGGCGCAAAGATCAACATCTCGGATGGTTCATGCCCGGAGCGCATTGTCACTGTGTCGGGCACGACCAGCGCGATCTTCTCGGCGTTCACGCTCATCACAAAGAAGTTTGAAGAG TGGTGCTCACAGTTCAGTGATGTTGGCAAGGTTGGCAAAACTCAAATACCAATACGTTTAATTGTGCCCGCCAGTCAATGTGGATCGTTAATtg GCAAAAGTGGCTCAAAAATCAAGGAGATACGTCAATCCACTGGCTGTTCGATTCAGGTTGCCAGCGAAATGTTGCCAAATTCAACAGAGCGTGCCGTCACTTTGAGCGGCACTGCCGAGCAAATAACCCAATGCATCTATCAGATTTGTCTCGTTATGCTGGAG TCACCACCAAGGGGCGCCACCATACCGTATCGGCCAAAACCGCAAGTATCTGGACCAGTCATTTTGGCAAACGGACAAGCCTATACCATACAAGGCAACTATGCTGTACCCGCACAAGAG ACATGTCCCGTATTTCCGCTGGCCTTGGCCGCCGGTGGCCTACACGCTGGTATCTCAGGTTTGACGGATCCTCTCTTGAAAGGGGCACATTTGCAAGGAGCGGTGCCGGCCCACCATCATCTACAGCATATACCCGAT GTGGCAAAGAATCCATTGGCTAGCTTGGCAGCGTTGGGTTTGGCTGGCATAACACCCACCAATACCGGTGGACTGAATCCCACAG caGCTTTGGCCGCCTTAGCTGGCTCACAGCTACGTACAGCCAATACAAGTCgtacacaacaacagcagcatgaGATGACCGTATCTAATGACTTGATCGGCTGCATTATCGGCAAGGGTGGCACGAAAATTGCCGAAATACGCCAAATTTCCGGTGCAATGATACGCATTTCGAATTGTGAGGAACGCGAGGGTGGCAATACCGATCGTACAATCACGATTAGCGGCAATCCAGATTCGGTGGCATTGGCTCAATACTTAATCAACATGAG AATATCAATGGAAACAGCTGGTCTGCCCATACCCGGTTATCATTATATTGCACCGAATGCAATTGTCAAAACGCCAATACATTAA